The following are from one region of the Actinopolyspora halophila DSM 43834 genome:
- a CDS encoding DUF1028 domain-containing protein, translating into MYTGTFSIVAYDTATGTCGVAMSTRMPAIGGLAVFARAGAGAIATQALINPLLGVDGLELLRHHSAEETLSLVRETDPAMEGRQVAVVDASGRAAAHTGSETHPWSGHRLGDGYAVAGNTLVGGGTVEAMAERFEGSAGGPLAERLLTALEAGQEAGGDRRGKQSAALYVHSGQPYPYVDLRVDEHAEPVAELRRVHEVARRELGPFVEALPTRAHPAGRFERLLDTYDS; encoded by the coding sequence ATGTACACGGGGACTTTCTCGATCGTCGCGTACGACACCGCTACCGGGACGTGCGGTGTCGCGATGAGCACGCGGATGCCCGCGATCGGTGGTTTGGCGGTGTTCGCCCGTGCGGGTGCGGGGGCGATCGCGACGCAGGCGTTGATCAACCCGCTGCTGGGGGTGGACGGCCTGGAACTGCTGCGCCACCACTCCGCGGAGGAGACGCTGTCCCTTGTTCGGGAGACGGATCCCGCCATGGAGGGAAGGCAGGTCGCGGTGGTGGACGCCTCGGGACGTGCTGCCGCCCACACCGGCTCGGAGACCCATCCCTGGAGCGGCCACCGGCTGGGGGACGGTTACGCGGTGGCGGGCAACACCCTCGTCGGCGGCGGCACCGTGGAGGCCATGGCCGAGCGGTTCGAGGGCTCCGCGGGAGGTCCGCTGGCCGAGCGGCTGCTGACGGCCCTGGAAGCCGGGCAGGAGGCCGGTGGGGACCGGCGCGGCAAGCAGAGCGCGGCCCTGTACGTCCACAGCGGTCAGCCGTATCCGTACGTGGATCTGCGGGTGGACGAGCACGCCGAGCCGGTAGCCGAGCTCCGCCGGGTCCACGAGGTGGCGAGGCGGGAGCTGGGGCCGTTCGTGGAGGCCTTGCCGACACGCGCCCATCCCGCGGGCAGGTTCGAGCGGCTGTTGGACACCTACGATTCCTGA
- a CDS encoding PucR family transcriptional regulator has product MVKLDRLITVLGGYGVRLAGTGAARETELRSVAMHDPTDDSPAVGDVFLAVGVESPERAAELAAAAHAVVVLLRGDSAAADGINRVCGQHEVTPLVVDPAVSWSQLAEVVYGLVFEGRETEAGRGPSDLFALADTVAAAVKGSVTIEDRLSRVMAYSSLQHEVDSARHETILGRRVPEAIRRLFTERGVFAHLSVSDEPLFVPTSPSHGLGGRMVIAVRAGREFLGSLWVACDAPLSEQRARVLRDSAHTVASHLLRSRVSADLERQVESELVIQLVEAGPDTTTALGKLGVGPGPFRVIALQAHAHGERHAAVLLAFERATTGFGWSRPGRSALFGNTVYTILPSDEDPAAARDWLHTIITSLPEHVTITAGIGAPATPSQLPTSRNEADESLALHTARPDDAPISYDESWDRILLQRLRTAAASGRVPPRGPLADLARHDAAHATDYLSTLHAWLRAQANLTVAAERLDVHPNTVRYRIRRMRRITDLRLDDPDERLAMLIALATDAERA; this is encoded by the coding sequence CGGGCGCGGCGCGCGAAACCGAGCTGCGCAGCGTGGCCATGCACGACCCGACCGACGACTCGCCCGCGGTCGGGGACGTGTTCCTGGCGGTCGGGGTGGAGTCACCCGAGCGCGCCGCGGAACTCGCCGCGGCGGCGCACGCGGTCGTGGTGCTGCTGCGCGGCGACTCCGCCGCCGCTGATGGAATCAACCGGGTCTGCGGGCAGCACGAGGTCACCCCCCTGGTCGTCGATCCCGCGGTTTCGTGGAGCCAGCTCGCCGAGGTCGTCTACGGGCTGGTGTTCGAGGGCCGGGAGACGGAGGCCGGGCGCGGCCCGAGCGACCTGTTCGCCCTCGCGGACACCGTGGCCGCCGCGGTCAAGGGATCGGTCACCATCGAGGATCGGCTCTCGCGCGTGATGGCCTACTCGAGCCTGCAGCACGAGGTCGACTCCGCACGGCACGAGACGATCCTCGGCCGCCGCGTCCCCGAGGCGATCCGCAGGCTGTTCACCGAGCGAGGGGTGTTCGCTCACCTGTCCGTCTCGGACGAACCGTTGTTCGTGCCCACCTCGCCCTCCCACGGGCTGGGCGGGCGCATGGTCATCGCCGTCCGGGCGGGGCGCGAGTTCCTGGGCTCGCTCTGGGTCGCCTGCGACGCGCCGCTGTCCGAACAGCGCGCGCGGGTCCTGCGGGACAGCGCCCACACCGTCGCTTCCCACCTGCTGCGCTCCCGCGTCAGCGCCGACCTGGAGCGGCAGGTCGAATCCGAGCTGGTCATCCAGCTCGTCGAAGCAGGCCCGGACACGACCACCGCGCTCGGAAAGCTCGGGGTGGGACCGGGGCCGTTCCGCGTCATCGCCCTGCAGGCCCACGCCCACGGTGAGCGGCACGCGGCGGTCCTGCTCGCCTTCGAACGCGCCACCACCGGTTTCGGCTGGTCGCGTCCTGGACGCAGCGCGCTGTTCGGCAACACCGTCTACACGATTCTGCCCTCCGACGAGGACCCCGCCGCAGCGCGCGACTGGTTGCACACCATCATCACGAGCCTGCCCGAACACGTCACGATCACCGCGGGGATCGGCGCACCTGCCACGCCCAGCCAGCTCCCCACCAGCAGGAACGAGGCCGACGAGAGCCTGGCGCTGCACACCGCCCGGCCGGACGACGCCCCGATCAGCTACGACGAGTCCTGGGACCGGATCCTGCTCCAGCGGTTGCGCACCGCCGCCGCGTCCGGACGGGTCCCCCCGCGCGGCCCCCTGGCCGACCTCGCCCGGCACGACGCCGCCCACGCCACCGATTACCTGTCCACGCTGCACGCGTGGCTCCGGGCCCAGGCGAACCTCACCGTCGCCGCCGAGCGGCTCGACGTGCATCCCAACACCGTTCGCTACCGCATCCGCAGGATGCGCAGGATCACCGATCTCCGCCTCGACGACCCGGACGAGCGACTGGCCATGCTGATCGCGCTGGCCACCGACGCCGAACGCGCGTGA
- a CDS encoding FAD-binding oxidoreductase: protein METPTRPDTDVGHELRTALAGLDLVEDPDVLSSLAHDDGEWAEVGRPLGALRARSSEEVSRAVRVCAELGVPVVTRGAGTGLSGGANATENCLLLDLSRMNRVLEIDAENLRAVVQPGVVNDELTKELAEHGLWYPPDPASSPWSTLGGNAATNAGGLCCLKYGVTRDYVLGMRAVMGGPAGPYGTEVRLGRATAKGVAGYDLAGLLVGSEGTLGVITELTLRLRPLPRENPRTVVGAFGSLVEAGRAVALCTGRGLRPAALELLDRSCMRAVEDWKHLGIEPDTAALLLARVDTPGDAGTAEAAELAAAFTDGGAVWTEQSTDATEAEALFAARRLAYPALERLGPVLTEDVCVPQSAVPDMLARVEEIGERHQARIATIAHAGDGNLHPLLLAPPDDEPAKRAAQAAFEDILSAALELGGTVTGEHGVGLLKREGMERELGPEVCAVQDAVKQALDPLNLFNPTKVVDPARA, encoded by the coding sequence ATGGAAACTCCCACGCGGCCCGACACCGATGTCGGCCACGAGCTGCGTACCGCGCTGGCCGGTCTCGACCTCGTCGAGGACCCGGACGTGCTGTCGAGCCTGGCCCACGACGACGGCGAGTGGGCCGAGGTGGGGCGGCCGCTCGGCGCGTTGCGCGCCCGCTCCTCCGAGGAGGTGAGTCGGGCGGTTCGGGTCTGCGCCGAGCTCGGCGTGCCGGTGGTCACCAGGGGAGCGGGCACCGGCCTGTCCGGAGGGGCCAACGCGACCGAGAACTGCCTGCTGCTCGACCTGTCCCGGATGAACCGGGTCCTGGAGATCGACGCCGAGAACCTCCGCGCGGTCGTGCAGCCCGGAGTGGTCAACGACGAGCTGACGAAGGAGCTCGCCGAGCACGGCCTGTGGTACCCGCCGGACCCCGCCAGCTCGCCCTGGTCCACCCTCGGCGGCAACGCCGCGACCAACGCGGGCGGGCTGTGCTGCCTCAAGTACGGCGTGACGCGGGACTACGTGCTGGGGATGCGGGCTGTGATGGGCGGCCCCGCCGGTCCGTACGGCACGGAGGTGCGACTGGGCCGGGCCACCGCGAAGGGGGTCGCGGGCTACGACCTGGCCGGGCTGCTGGTCGGCTCGGAGGGCACGCTCGGGGTGATCACCGAGCTCACCCTGCGGTTGCGGCCGCTGCCCCGGGAGAACCCGCGCACCGTGGTCGGTGCGTTCGGCTCCCTGGTCGAGGCCGGACGCGCGGTCGCGCTGTGCACCGGCCGCGGGCTGCGTCCCGCCGCGCTGGAGCTGCTCGACCGGTCCTGCATGCGTGCAGTGGAGGACTGGAAGCACCTCGGCATCGAACCGGACACCGCGGCGCTGCTGCTCGCCAGGGTGGACACGCCCGGTGACGCGGGAACCGCGGAGGCCGCCGAGCTCGCCGCCGCCTTCACCGACGGGGGTGCGGTGTGGACGGAGCAGTCCACCGACGCCACCGAGGCGGAGGCGCTGTTCGCCGCGCGGCGGCTGGCCTATCCGGCGTTGGAGAGGCTGGGGCCGGTGCTGACCGAGGACGTGTGCGTGCCGCAGTCCGCGGTGCCGGACATGCTCGCGCGTGTCGAGGAGATCGGCGAGCGCCACCAGGCGCGGATCGCGACCATCGCGCACGCCGGGGACGGCAACCTGCACCCGCTGTTGCTGGCGCCACCGGACGACGAACCCGCGAAACGGGCCGCGCAGGCGGCCTTCGAGGACATCCTCTCCGCCGCGTTGGAGCTCGGCGGCACCGTGACCGGCGAGCACGGCGTCGGCCTGCTCAAGCGGGAGGGCATGGAACGCGAGCTCGGCCCCGAGGTCTGCGCCGTGCAGGACGCGGTCAAGCAGGCGCTGGACCCGTTGAACCTGTTCAACCCGACCAAGGTCGTCGACCCGGCGCGGGCCTGA